From Odontesthes bonariensis isolate fOdoBon6 chromosome 21, fOdoBon6.hap1, whole genome shotgun sequence, a single genomic window includes:
- the LOC142371629 gene encoding uncharacterized protein LOC142371629, translating to MRKMRVFVMGLMSTGGFLKRTLTVYTEEMSTTASPTTLPSQLTSEQVVVVAASFSSLVFFVAIVVLLSIIYRKDPQCFKHRSYQEPHADMDAPPQYYSSRQTLVGSPCSEQTHIIDDSNTQAADLFYVGLPSSYSLPTLEAPLPRLPSYESVRKKDRQRQIHMMIADRFGLNGPIVTEPPPTYEESIRQSVELPYSILSSSLDISPPQSCYTNTGLVVQTDTAH from the exons ATGCGTAAGATGAGAGTCTTTGTGATGGGGCTTATGAGTACAGGAGGCTTTCTGAAGAGAACTTTAACGGTTTACACAGAGGAGATGTCCACAACTGCCAGTCCAACCACTCTTCCCTCACAGCTGACATCGGAACAAGTCGTAGTGGTGGCTGCGTCCT tttcttctctggtgttcTTTGTGGCTATTGTGGTGCTGCTGTCCATTATTTACCGCAAGGATCCACAGTGCTTCAAACACCGCTCCTATCAGGAGCCACACGCAGATATG GACGCTCCTCCTCAGTACTACAGCAGCAGGCAGACCCTGGTGGGATCCCCTTGTTCAGAGCAGACTCACATCATTGATGACAGCAACACTCAG GCAGCTGATCTGTTCTACGTTGGCCTGCCCTCAAGCTACAGCCTGCCCACACTGGAGGCGCCCCTGccgaggctcccctcctatgaGAGTGTCCGAAAGAAGGACCGCCAGAGGCAGATCCACATGATGATTGCAGACCGCTTTGGCCTCAATGGACCCATTGTGACAGAG CCTCCTCCCACATACGAAGAGAGTATTCGCCAGTCTGTGGAGCTGCCATACAGCATCCTCTCATCCAGCTTGGACATCTCCCCTCCTCAGAGTTGTTACACCAACACAGGACTTGTTGTTCAAACCGACACAGCTCACTGA
- the LOC142371522 gene encoding uncharacterized protein LOC142371522: MMQMMQCFHFMVEPAKNIAAKIKESNKRAKREKREPLDEDQLFVVELARDLGRVCQRSTVLEHIWNQDDTWQTSLCRDFILQWASMLESKKRPMQTDGWPEMDEGKRPDLINEQDLQLAKNVIFNWIRDLRAQPEQSVWPGEPVGKALEDLQSAWRWGRVPNLLAAMELVMWTLMLQRPDKDTIPQQWLLWKQRTQKIGAISYVPQPVWDWIADASVDVNLDLDTANPDLLISADEKKMRCGFERKDVPNYHQRFDGWWCAVGVEGLASGRHYWEAEVGERDWRLGVAKESALRKGFKSLNTDTGYLTLRLERGAELKALTVPFTTLPPDLIPRKVGIYLDYDNGQLSFYDVDKHLHIYTYNETFTEKLFPLFGTVEIIKDLVIKSPAAKTHCLCSTSCLWG, from the exons ATGATGCAGATGATGCAGTGTTTTCACTTCATGGTGGAGCCGGCCAAAAACATAGCGGCCAAGATCAAG GAATCAAACAAGAGGGCAAAGAGGGAGAAGAGGGAGCCTCTGGATGAGGATCAGCTGTTTGTCGTGGAACTGGCAAGAGACCTCGGCCGAGTGTGCCAG AGGTCAACCGTCTTGGAGCACATCTGGAACCAGGATGACACCTGGCAAACTTCTCTCTGTAGGGACTTCATCCTGCAATGGGCTTCCATGCTGGAGAGCAAG AAGAGGCCCATGCAGACTGATGGCTGGCCAGAGATGGATGAGGGCAAGCGGCCTGATCTGATTAATGAACAGGACCTACAGCTGGCCAAGAATGTGATCTTCAACTGGATCAGGGATCTGAGAGCTCAGCCTGAG CAAAGTGTGTGGCCTGGAGAACCGGTGGGGAAGGCCCTGGAGGACCTGCAGTCAGCCTGGCGGTGGGGCCGTGTGCCCAATTTGCTGGCAGCTATGGAGCTGGTTATGTGGACATTGATGTTACAGCGCCCCGATAAG GACACCATACCGCAGCAGTGGCTTCTGTGGAAGCAGAGGACTCAAAAGATCG GTGCTATATCCTACGTTCCTCAGCCGG TTTGGGACTGGATTGCGGATGCATCAG TGGACGTGAACCTGGATCTGGACACGGCCAACCCCGACCTGCTCATCTCTGCTGACGAGAAGAAGATGCGCTGCGGGTTTGAGAGGAAAGATGTTCCCAACTACCACCAGCGTTTTGACGGCTGGTGGTGTGCTGTCGGAGTGGAGGGCTTGGCCTCCGGCCGCCACTACTGGGAGGCAGAGGTGGGAGAGCGTGATTGGCGGCTGGGCGTGGCCAAGGAGTCGGCCCTGAGAAAGGGCTTCAAGTCCCTGAACACAGATACAGGGTATCTGACCCTGCGTCTGGAAAGAGGCGCTGAGCTGAAGGCGCTGACGGTGCCCTTCACCACCCTGCCGCCGGACCTCATCCCCCGTAAGGTGGGCATCTACCTTGACTACGACAACGGCCAGCTGTCCTTCTATGACGTGGACAAACACTTGCACATTTACACCTACAACGAGACCTTCACTGAGAAGCTGTTCCCCTTGTTTGGTACGGTGGAGATCATCAAGGATCTGGTGATCAAGTCTCCAGCAGCCAAGACCCACTGTCTTTGCTCCACATCCTGCCTGTGGGGTTAA
- the recql5 gene encoding ATP-dependent DNA helicase Q5 isoform X1 — MTSLKQALKTHFGFNGFRSKLQEDVVKTVIRGDRDVFVCMPTGAGKSLCFQLPAVLAEGITLVISPLIALIQDQVVRLKELNIPACSINSKIPAGERRLILADLGSSSPKLKLLYITPEMVASPSFQPCLTDLCSRGLLSYMAVDEAHCVSQWGHDFRPDYLKLGELRARLPGVPCLALTATAPKNVQADIVQSLRLHSPLSFLTPVFRSNLHYDVIFRELLPEPYVHLHAFIKKALSMDSGFNGQGCGIVYCRTREGCETVAYQLTKLGLLAKAYHAGLKAGDRTEVQSEWMQGKVLVIVATISFGMGVDKANVRFVAHWNLAKSLASYYQESGRAGRDGLPSSCRTYYSPKDKEQLNFLIRQEVTRRQEKRGSAKETDKAAITDFEAMVAFCQQESCRHATISKFFGDKTPNCAGACDYCRNPKAVRAQLERAATLSTRTQAAQNEAKGPFGFLPKLYEGGKKGYGFERYDDEESGSGEDDGTKRKKDFSDLFKKQMNMRKGSDSRREEFAPPDADCPLREASSQRIPKLTVKTREHCLHRLQQALQGQQGAEDPFNWGSLSLAVEIEYEVFKSSKSSNLYKAAIVKKVASGFPVSEMTKAAAASVGEEKEGKSSCSDAREAETKPREDASSSSFSFPEELHVFTSASEIYSLKRKRVGAGQRGFCNSFMSAKDLLKPPMSDTESDKGMESGGFFGDCPGVSDVKAVQKRAKETNAEKASAVSSSIRARANAVSAPLSSPTKASRAASKKQQRLAEAAKSSHNISQFFAKKPTTEKSCEEAEMFDEVDGTTSPIPTEICGKNISPRRHSPAATEAAEGSPEAAETQDVILIERETEIIVIPDNDEDEAEEVESWKLVQTASPPDMTVMTEQSKPEEDANLPVNPEIRDDVKADGESPPPEKRSRPADRGSRRVTFNPNVEEKTLQPLGELPRPVTLKEAADIVVRYLDPFYTRGKFATKELFKSFARFLSHLLAEGRSLGKEQVKSEAKVLIKKFFSRVQRCESEADWKHLKRPHGFNTTEN; from the exons ATGACAAGTTTAAAACAGGCTTTGAAAACCCACTTTGGGTTCAACGGTTTTAGGTCGAAACTACAGGAAGACGTTGTTAAGACAGTCATAAGAG GTGACAGGGATGTGTTCGTGTGTATGCCCACCGGAGCAGGGAAGTCCCTCTGCTTCCAGCTTCCTGCAGTGCTGGCTGAGGGTATTACTCTGGTTATATCCCCCTTAATCGCTCTCATTCAG GACCAAGTGGTTCGCCTGAAGGAGCTCAACATCCCTGCCTGCTCCATCAACTCCAAGATCCCAGCGGGCGAGCGCCGTCTCATCCTGGCTGACCTGGGGAGCAGCAGCCCGAAGCTGAAGCTTCTCTACATCACTCCAGAGATGGTGGCCTCGCCGTCGTTCCAGCCCTGCCTGACGGACCTGTGCTCCCGCGGCCTGCTGTCCTACATGGCTGTGGACGAAGCCCACTGCGTTTCCCAGTGGGGCCATGACTTCAGGCCCGACTATCTCAAGCTGGGTGAGCTGCGGGCTCGCTTGCCGGGTGTTCCCTGTTTGGCTTTGACTGCAACGGCACCCAAAAACGTACAAGCAGACATTGTTCAGTCCTTGAGGCTGCACTCGCCGCTGTCTTTTCTTACACCTGTTTTCCGCAGTAATTTGCACTATGACGTGATCTTCAGGGAGCTGCTGCCAGAGCCGTATGTCCACCTTCATGCATTTATTAAGAAGGCGCTGTCAATGGACAGCGGATTTAATGGACAG GGCTGTGGGATTGTGTACTGTCGAACCAGAGAAGGCTGTGAAACGGTGGCCTACCAGCTGACCAAGCTTGGACTCCTGGCCAAGGCGTATCATGCAG GTCTGAAGGCGGGAGACCGCACAGAGGTGCAGAGTGAGTGGATGCAGGGGAAGGTGCTGGTTATTGTTGCTACCATCAGCTTTGGCATGGGAGTCGATAAGGCTAATGTCAG ATTCGTTGCTCACTGGAACCTTGCTAAGTCTCTGGCCAGTTACTACCAAGAGTCCGGTCGAGCGGGTAGAGACGGTCTGCCCTCCTCGTGCCGCACATACTACTCCCCAAAGGACAAAGAGCAATTGAACTTCCTCATCCGCCAGGAGGTCACCCGCAGACAG GAAAAACGCGGCTCTGCGAAGGAGACAGACAAAGCTGCCATCACGGACTTTGAAGCAATGGTGGCGTTTTGTCAGCAAGAGAG CTGTCGCCATGCCACCATCTCCAAGTTTTTTGGGGACAAGACGCCAAACTGTGCGGGTGCCTGCGACTACTGCCGTAACCCCAAAGCTGTGAGAGCCCAGCTGGAGAGAGCGGCCACACTCAGCACCAGGACCCAAGCAGCTCAGAATGAAGCCAAAGGACCATTCGGGTTCCTGCCGAAGCTTTACGAAGGAGGAAAGAAGGGTTACGGATTTGAAAG GTATGACGACGAGGAGTCGGGCAGTGGAGAAGATGACGgcacaaagagaaagaaagacttTTCTGACCTCTTCAAGAAGCAGATGAACATGCGGAAG GGCTCCGACAGTCGAAGGGAGGAGTTTGCTCCACCAG ATGCTGACTGCCCACTCAGAGAGGCCAGCAGCCAGAGGATCCCCAAGCTCACTGTGAAG ACCAGAGAGCACTGCCTGCACCGCCTGCAGCAGGCTCTACAAGGCCAGCAGGGGGCGGAAGATCCATTTAA CTGGGGCAGTCTGTCGTTGGCGGTGGAAATTGAATACGAGGTCTTCAAAAGCAGCAAATCCTCTAACTTGTACAAAGCGGCTATCGTAAAGAAGGTGGCTTCAGGCTTTCCT GTGTCGGAGATGACCAAAGCGGCTGctgcctcagtgggagaagagaaggaaggcaagagcagctgcagtgatgcCAGAGAAGCTGAGACAAAACCCAGGGAGGATgcgtcctcctcctctttctcattTCCGGAGGAGCTGCATGTGTTCACTTCGGCATCTGAGATCTACTCA CTGAAGCGGAAGAGAGTCGGGGCAGGCCAGAGGGGATTCTGTAACTCCTTCATGAGTGCCAAGGACCTGCTGAAGCCCCCCATGTCGGACACAGAGTCTGATAAAGGGATGGAGAGTGGCGGGTTTTTTGGTGACTGCCCAGGAGTGTCGGATGTCAAGGCGGTCCAGAAAAGAGCAAAAGAGACAAACGCAGAAAAAGCATCCGCAGTATCatcctccatcagagccagagcaAATGCAGTCAGTGCCCCCCTGAGCAGCCCGACGAAAGCAAGCAGAGCCGCGAGCAAGAAGCAGCAGAGGCTGGCGGAGGCGGCGAAGAGTTCCCACAACATTTCCCAGTTCTTCGCAAAGAAACCAACAACGGAGAAGAGTTGCGAGGAGGCAGAGATGTTTGACGAAGTGGACGGTACGACATCTCCTATTCCCACTGAGATTTGTGGAAAAAACATCAGCCCGAGGCGACACTCTCCTGCGGCCACGGAAGCAGCAGAAGGCAGCCCCGAGGCAGCAGAGACTCAGGATGTGATTCTTATAGAAAGGGAAACAGAGATCATAGTTATACCTGATAACGATGAGGACGAAGCAGAGGAAGTGGAGAGTTGGAAACTGGTTCAAACCGCTTCTCCTCCAGATATGACGGTCATGACAGA GCAGAGCAAACCTGAAGAGGACGCTAACCTTCCTGTAAATCCAGAG ATCAGAGATGACGTGAAGGCAGACGGGGAGTCGCCTCCTCCAGAGAAGCGCAGCCGGCCCGCAGATAGAGGCAGCAGAAGAGTGACGTTCAATCCCAACGTGGAGGAGAAAACTCTGCAGCCGCTCGGCGAGCTTCCCAGACCGGTGACGCTGAAGGAAGCGGCTGACATCGTTGTCCGCTATCTGGACCCCTTTTACACTCGGGGGAAGTTTGCCACCAAG GAGCTGTTTAAGTCTTTTGCCCGCTTCTTGTCTCACCTTCTTGCAGAAGGTCGAAGTCTGGGAAAAGAGCAAG TTAAATCTGAAGCCAAGGTTCTCATCAAGAAGTTCTTCAGCAGAGTCCAGCGCTGCGAGAGCGAGGCAGACTGGAAGCATCTGAAAAGGCCGCACGGCTTTAACACCACAGAGAACTAG
- the recql5 gene encoding ATP-dependent DNA helicase Q5 isoform X2 codes for MTSLKQALKTHFGFNGFRSKLQEDVVKTVIRGDRDVFVCMPTGAGKSLCFQLPAVLAEGITLVISPLIALIQDQVVRLKELNIPACSINSKIPAGERRLILADLGSSSPKLKLLYITPEMVASPSFQPCLTDLCSRGLLSYMAVDEAHCVSQWGHDFRPDYLKLGELRARLPGVPCLALTATAPKNVQADIVQSLRLHSPLSFLTPVFRSNLHYDVIFRELLPEPYVHLHAFIKKALSMDSGFNGQGCGIVYCRTREGCETVAYQLTKLGLLAKAYHAGLKAGDRTEVQSEWMQGKVLVIVATISFGMGVDKANVRFVAHWNLAKSLASYYQESGRAGRDGLPSSCRTYYSPKDKEQLNFLIRQEVTRRQEKRGSAKETDKAAITDFEAMVAFCQQESCRHATISKFFGDKTPNCAGACDYCRNPKAVRAQLERAATLSTRTQAAQNEAKGPFGFLPKLYEGGKKGYGFERYDDEESGSGEDDGTKRKKDFSDLFKKQMNMRKGSDSRREEFAPPDADCPLREASSQRIPKLTVKTREHCLHRLQQALQGQQGAEDPFNWGSLSLAVEIEYEVFKSSKSSNLYKAAIVKKVSEMTKAAAASVGEEKEGKSSCSDAREAETKPREDASSSSFSFPEELHVFTSASEIYSLKRKRVGAGQRGFCNSFMSAKDLLKPPMSDTESDKGMESGGFFGDCPGVSDVKAVQKRAKETNAEKASAVSSSIRARANAVSAPLSSPTKASRAASKKQQRLAEAAKSSHNISQFFAKKPTTEKSCEEAEMFDEVDGTTSPIPTEICGKNISPRRHSPAATEAAEGSPEAAETQDVILIERETEIIVIPDNDEDEAEEVESWKLVQTASPPDMTVMTEQSKPEEDANLPVNPEIRDDVKADGESPPPEKRSRPADRGSRRVTFNPNVEEKTLQPLGELPRPVTLKEAADIVVRYLDPFYTRGKFATKELFKSFARFLSHLLAEGRSLGKEQVKSEAKVLIKKFFSRVQRCESEADWKHLKRPHGFNTTEN; via the exons ATGACAAGTTTAAAACAGGCTTTGAAAACCCACTTTGGGTTCAACGGTTTTAGGTCGAAACTACAGGAAGACGTTGTTAAGACAGTCATAAGAG GTGACAGGGATGTGTTCGTGTGTATGCCCACCGGAGCAGGGAAGTCCCTCTGCTTCCAGCTTCCTGCAGTGCTGGCTGAGGGTATTACTCTGGTTATATCCCCCTTAATCGCTCTCATTCAG GACCAAGTGGTTCGCCTGAAGGAGCTCAACATCCCTGCCTGCTCCATCAACTCCAAGATCCCAGCGGGCGAGCGCCGTCTCATCCTGGCTGACCTGGGGAGCAGCAGCCCGAAGCTGAAGCTTCTCTACATCACTCCAGAGATGGTGGCCTCGCCGTCGTTCCAGCCCTGCCTGACGGACCTGTGCTCCCGCGGCCTGCTGTCCTACATGGCTGTGGACGAAGCCCACTGCGTTTCCCAGTGGGGCCATGACTTCAGGCCCGACTATCTCAAGCTGGGTGAGCTGCGGGCTCGCTTGCCGGGTGTTCCCTGTTTGGCTTTGACTGCAACGGCACCCAAAAACGTACAAGCAGACATTGTTCAGTCCTTGAGGCTGCACTCGCCGCTGTCTTTTCTTACACCTGTTTTCCGCAGTAATTTGCACTATGACGTGATCTTCAGGGAGCTGCTGCCAGAGCCGTATGTCCACCTTCATGCATTTATTAAGAAGGCGCTGTCAATGGACAGCGGATTTAATGGACAG GGCTGTGGGATTGTGTACTGTCGAACCAGAGAAGGCTGTGAAACGGTGGCCTACCAGCTGACCAAGCTTGGACTCCTGGCCAAGGCGTATCATGCAG GTCTGAAGGCGGGAGACCGCACAGAGGTGCAGAGTGAGTGGATGCAGGGGAAGGTGCTGGTTATTGTTGCTACCATCAGCTTTGGCATGGGAGTCGATAAGGCTAATGTCAG ATTCGTTGCTCACTGGAACCTTGCTAAGTCTCTGGCCAGTTACTACCAAGAGTCCGGTCGAGCGGGTAGAGACGGTCTGCCCTCCTCGTGCCGCACATACTACTCCCCAAAGGACAAAGAGCAATTGAACTTCCTCATCCGCCAGGAGGTCACCCGCAGACAG GAAAAACGCGGCTCTGCGAAGGAGACAGACAAAGCTGCCATCACGGACTTTGAAGCAATGGTGGCGTTTTGTCAGCAAGAGAG CTGTCGCCATGCCACCATCTCCAAGTTTTTTGGGGACAAGACGCCAAACTGTGCGGGTGCCTGCGACTACTGCCGTAACCCCAAAGCTGTGAGAGCCCAGCTGGAGAGAGCGGCCACACTCAGCACCAGGACCCAAGCAGCTCAGAATGAAGCCAAAGGACCATTCGGGTTCCTGCCGAAGCTTTACGAAGGAGGAAAGAAGGGTTACGGATTTGAAAG GTATGACGACGAGGAGTCGGGCAGTGGAGAAGATGACGgcacaaagagaaagaaagacttTTCTGACCTCTTCAAGAAGCAGATGAACATGCGGAAG GGCTCCGACAGTCGAAGGGAGGAGTTTGCTCCACCAG ATGCTGACTGCCCACTCAGAGAGGCCAGCAGCCAGAGGATCCCCAAGCTCACTGTGAAG ACCAGAGAGCACTGCCTGCACCGCCTGCAGCAGGCTCTACAAGGCCAGCAGGGGGCGGAAGATCCATTTAA CTGGGGCAGTCTGTCGTTGGCGGTGGAAATTGAATACGAGGTCTTCAAAAGCAGCAAATCCTCTAACTTGTACAAAGCGGCTATCGTAAAGAAG GTGTCGGAGATGACCAAAGCGGCTGctgcctcagtgggagaagagaaggaaggcaagagcagctgcagtgatgcCAGAGAAGCTGAGACAAAACCCAGGGAGGATgcgtcctcctcctctttctcattTCCGGAGGAGCTGCATGTGTTCACTTCGGCATCTGAGATCTACTCA CTGAAGCGGAAGAGAGTCGGGGCAGGCCAGAGGGGATTCTGTAACTCCTTCATGAGTGCCAAGGACCTGCTGAAGCCCCCCATGTCGGACACAGAGTCTGATAAAGGGATGGAGAGTGGCGGGTTTTTTGGTGACTGCCCAGGAGTGTCGGATGTCAAGGCGGTCCAGAAAAGAGCAAAAGAGACAAACGCAGAAAAAGCATCCGCAGTATCatcctccatcagagccagagcaAATGCAGTCAGTGCCCCCCTGAGCAGCCCGACGAAAGCAAGCAGAGCCGCGAGCAAGAAGCAGCAGAGGCTGGCGGAGGCGGCGAAGAGTTCCCACAACATTTCCCAGTTCTTCGCAAAGAAACCAACAACGGAGAAGAGTTGCGAGGAGGCAGAGATGTTTGACGAAGTGGACGGTACGACATCTCCTATTCCCACTGAGATTTGTGGAAAAAACATCAGCCCGAGGCGACACTCTCCTGCGGCCACGGAAGCAGCAGAAGGCAGCCCCGAGGCAGCAGAGACTCAGGATGTGATTCTTATAGAAAGGGAAACAGAGATCATAGTTATACCTGATAACGATGAGGACGAAGCAGAGGAAGTGGAGAGTTGGAAACTGGTTCAAACCGCTTCTCCTCCAGATATGACGGTCATGACAGA GCAGAGCAAACCTGAAGAGGACGCTAACCTTCCTGTAAATCCAGAG ATCAGAGATGACGTGAAGGCAGACGGGGAGTCGCCTCCTCCAGAGAAGCGCAGCCGGCCCGCAGATAGAGGCAGCAGAAGAGTGACGTTCAATCCCAACGTGGAGGAGAAAACTCTGCAGCCGCTCGGCGAGCTTCCCAGACCGGTGACGCTGAAGGAAGCGGCTGACATCGTTGTCCGCTATCTGGACCCCTTTTACACTCGGGGGAAGTTTGCCACCAAG GAGCTGTTTAAGTCTTTTGCCCGCTTCTTGTCTCACCTTCTTGCAGAAGGTCGAAGTCTGGGAAAAGAGCAAG TTAAATCTGAAGCCAAGGTTCTCATCAAGAAGTTCTTCAGCAGAGTCCAGCGCTGCGAGAGCGAGGCAGACTGGAAGCATCTGAAAAGGCCGCACGGCTTTAACACCACAGAGAACTAG
- the recql5 gene encoding ATP-dependent DNA helicase Q5 isoform X3, translating into MTSLKQALKTHFGFNGFRSKLQEDVVKTVIRGDRDVFVCMPTGAGKSLCFQLPAVLAEGITLVISPLIALIQDQVVRLKELNIPACSINSKIPAGERRLILADLGSSSPKLKLLYITPEMVASPSFQPCLTDLCSRGLLSYMAVDEAHCVSQWGHDFRPDYLKLGELRARLPGVPCLALTATAPKNVQADIVQSLRLHSPLSFLTPVFRSNLHYDVIFRELLPEPYVHLHAFIKKALSMDSGFNGQGCGIVYCRTREGCETVAYQLTKLGLLAKAYHAGLKAGDRTEVQSEWMQGKVLVIVATISFGMGVDKANVRFVAHWNLAKSLASYYQESGRAGRDGLPSSCRTYYSPKDKEQLNFLIRQEVTRRQEKRGSAKETDKAAITDFEAMVAFCQQERQPGRALPSPQARGAAVERRDAPRNVDSSESPASSARVFGSLSAHPSLCLTQTLCSLRVGPF; encoded by the exons ATGACAAGTTTAAAACAGGCTTTGAAAACCCACTTTGGGTTCAACGGTTTTAGGTCGAAACTACAGGAAGACGTTGTTAAGACAGTCATAAGAG GTGACAGGGATGTGTTCGTGTGTATGCCCACCGGAGCAGGGAAGTCCCTCTGCTTCCAGCTTCCTGCAGTGCTGGCTGAGGGTATTACTCTGGTTATATCCCCCTTAATCGCTCTCATTCAG GACCAAGTGGTTCGCCTGAAGGAGCTCAACATCCCTGCCTGCTCCATCAACTCCAAGATCCCAGCGGGCGAGCGCCGTCTCATCCTGGCTGACCTGGGGAGCAGCAGCCCGAAGCTGAAGCTTCTCTACATCACTCCAGAGATGGTGGCCTCGCCGTCGTTCCAGCCCTGCCTGACGGACCTGTGCTCCCGCGGCCTGCTGTCCTACATGGCTGTGGACGAAGCCCACTGCGTTTCCCAGTGGGGCCATGACTTCAGGCCCGACTATCTCAAGCTGGGTGAGCTGCGGGCTCGCTTGCCGGGTGTTCCCTGTTTGGCTTTGACTGCAACGGCACCCAAAAACGTACAAGCAGACATTGTTCAGTCCTTGAGGCTGCACTCGCCGCTGTCTTTTCTTACACCTGTTTTCCGCAGTAATTTGCACTATGACGTGATCTTCAGGGAGCTGCTGCCAGAGCCGTATGTCCACCTTCATGCATTTATTAAGAAGGCGCTGTCAATGGACAGCGGATTTAATGGACAG GGCTGTGGGATTGTGTACTGTCGAACCAGAGAAGGCTGTGAAACGGTGGCCTACCAGCTGACCAAGCTTGGACTCCTGGCCAAGGCGTATCATGCAG GTCTGAAGGCGGGAGACCGCACAGAGGTGCAGAGTGAGTGGATGCAGGGGAAGGTGCTGGTTATTGTTGCTACCATCAGCTTTGGCATGGGAGTCGATAAGGCTAATGTCAG ATTCGTTGCTCACTGGAACCTTGCTAAGTCTCTGGCCAGTTACTACCAAGAGTCCGGTCGAGCGGGTAGAGACGGTCTGCCCTCCTCGTGCCGCACATACTACTCCCCAAAGGACAAAGAGCAATTGAACTTCCTCATCCGCCAGGAGGTCACCCGCAGACAG GAAAAACGCGGCTCTGCGAAGGAGACAGACAAAGCTGCCATCACGGACTTTGAAGCAATGGTGGCGTTTTGTCAGCAAGAGAG ACAGCCGGGGCGGGCGCTGCCTTCTCCTCAGGccagaggtgctgctgtggagcGCAGGGATGCTCCCAGGAACGTTGATTCTTCTGAAAGCCCGGCATCTTCGGCTCGTGTGTTTGGCAGCCTGTCAGCTCATCCTTCTCTGTGTTTGACACAGACACTTTGCTCTTTAAGGGTTGGGCCTTTTTAG